The following DNA comes from Candidatus Atribacteria bacterium ADurb.Bin276.
TAGTTGCCTCTGGTTCAGGTTCAACTGGATCAATCCTTTTATTTGCGGAAAAAGCCAAAAAAATCGGCGCGACAGTTGCAGCAATTATAGGAAAACCCGAAACACCGCTTCATCCTTTTTGTGATTTAGTGGTTGAGTTTCATCCTGAAATGACTCCTGAGTCACAACAACTCAGTGCGAATGGAGGCGGTACACGTTTTGAGCATTCCTTAATGCTATTCTTTGATGGTTGTATTCTCAACTTGGTTTATGATAAACGAGATCTCGCTTATCAAGAAATGATGAAGCGACATGCCAATTTAGAGTAAAAAGTTCTAATGATAACTCAACTTTCGCACCATAATAATTACTGAAAAACTCCCAAAATCCATTATACCTTTGATGGAAAACCTTTTTCTCTCTTTTCAATTGGATACAGAAAAGACCACAGGGAAACATCATTAGTTTAATGGTGATTAAACTCAATCTTATTACCAAACTACTTTAAACCCGTATTGTCTTTGGCCAAAATAGAAAATAAAAAAACCGGTGGCTATTACTCTTATCAACTGATCTTTCTCTTTTGAGGAGACAAGATCATTACCCTCTATGGGAAGTACTGGTATATTGAAGCTAATCTTCAAACGGTAAAGTCTTTTTTGAGACTGACTCGAGAATTTAGGATTCGATCTTATAATGAACTGATTACTCAAACTAGCACTATCTTTATCATATATATCATGCTGGCGGTAGTGAACTGGAGAAATCAAGATCCCCGAACCTTGAAGAGCTCTTTTACATCTGCTATGATGAGGTTCAGGATAACTTTTATGGAAACTTTGACTTTACCCCTTGAACTCCTTAAATCCACTATGAAAAATGTTTTTAGTCATTCAAAAAAGATCAAAAAGATACCATCTTATTTTGTCAATAGTCTTTCAGCCTGGTTGAAAGAAAAAGTGTTATTATAGAACTATGAATGTTGAGAATGCTAATTTTAAAAATTTAAAAAAATATAAAAAGAATAATCAAAATGATTCAATTCAATTAATTGAAAAAATATTTTTAAATGTTAAAATATGAAAAGGTATTGTTAAGAAAATACCATATTTTGGGATAATTCTTAAAAAAGGTAGGTGATGCTCAAAAAAACGGTGAAAAGAGTTGTATGAGATAGTGAATTTTCAAGAAAAAAGGAGAGGAGAAATTTAAGAATGAAAAAACAATGGGTGAGTTTTGTGGTGGTTGTTATAACGTTTCTTATGTGCTGTGGTTTAGCGATTGCCGAAGAAGATGTTATTAAAGTAGGAATAATGTATAGCCTCACGGGTACGGGAGCGCCAACCGGTAAAGCTCAGTCAGAGGGAGCTCTTCTTGCTGTTAAAGAAGTTAATGAAGCAGGAGGATTAACAATAGGGGATAAAAAGTATCAAATTGAAGCAGTTGTTCGAGATGATGAAACAAAACCTGATGTTGCAGTTCGAAGGTATCGAGAATATATTGAAGAAGGAATCACGACCTTGGTGGGTGGAACCTTCGCTCACGTCAGTACAGCTATAAATGAACAAGCGTTAGATGGTAGCGCATTTGTAATGGTTACGAATTCAATTGAAGAAGCTGTATTTCGTAAGGAAAATAAAGCTCCTTACTATTTTACTTCACAAGGTGCTGTAGATGCGATAGGTCGTATGACCTCGGAATATGTGATTCAGACTTATAAACCAAAATATGTTATAGCTTGCCTTCCTGACTATGCATATGGTCATGGAGTTGGTGTTGGGATGAAGCAAGTTTACGAGAAATATCCTGACATTAAATTAGAATTTATTTGGACTCCGGTAGGAACTCCTGATTATACTTCTTATATACTCAAGATCATTGAATCCAAGCCTGATGTGGTACAGATGGGGCAATGGGGTACTGATGGCATTGAAATACTGAAACAAGCTTACGAGTTAGGTTTAAGCAAACATACCAAGATTTTTTACAATGCTATTGTAATAAGTATTGCTGCAGGTATCCCGCCCGAAGCTCTTAACGGGGTAACAATGGGAATGTGGCTATACCATGATTTAAGCCAAATTAAAGAAAAAGATATAGAGACCTACGAAAATGCCGAGAAGATACGGGCAGCTTTTATGAAAGAATATGGTGAACAACCCGATGTAATGGCTGCATATGCCTACATAGGAATGAAGGAAACCCTCCGGGCTATGGAAGCTGCTCAATCAACTGATCCAGCAAAGATGTATCAGGCATTATTGGGGAGTCCCGATTTCCAAAGTTTTAAAGGACCAGGTACTTGGCGTCCTGATGGGAGACCTTTTTACAAGTACGCTTACTTTGTTGGTGAAGGAAAAGGGACTGAAGGACGCGTTGACCAATGGGATTTTGCCAAAATTACTGATTTCTTTGAAACCGAAGTTCTATGCTTACCATTAGCGGAAATGGGGTATGAGTGATAGTAAGCTGACGTGGCTCCCTTTAAAAGGGAGCCACGCTTCTTTTTATTCAAAGAGAAATTGGTTTGAGGAGGCCAACGTAGATGAGCTTACTAACGACGAATGGATTAGTTAAGCACTTCGGGGGTTTAACTGCGGTCAACGATGTAAACCTTTCTATAGAGGAAAATGAAACTTTAGGGATTATTGGGCCAAATGGGTCAGGAAAAACCACCCTCTTTAATCTATTAACTGGCTTCTTTCTTCCATCATCAGGTAGAGTATTCTTCCAAGGGCGGGATATAACCCGTCTATCGCCAGAAAAAAGAGTAAGCATGGGAATGGTGCGTACCTTCCAGCTCGTATCAGTATTTAATTCCCTCAAAGTATGGGAAAATCTGGTTCCTTGTATAACTTGGAGTTACAAGTTTCATCACTCATTTTGGAAGTTTTTAACCTCTTCTTCTCATAGTACTTGGGATAGTTCCCTAGAAGCATTGAAGCTTGTCGAGCTTGAAGGCTATGCCCATGCAGTAACTGCAGAGCTTTCCTATGGTGACAGAAGGCTGCTTGAGATTGCCCTTTCTCTTTCTTTGAAGCCTAAGCTATTACTTCTCGATGAACCATTCAGTGGTTTAAGTGATGTTGAAATAACCAAAGTTCTATCGTTATTAAAAATTCTTAAAAGTAAAGTAACAATTGTCATAATTGAACATAAAATATCAGCAATTGTTGATTTTGTGGACCGGCTCAGCGTAATGAATGAAGGGCATATCATTTGCGAGGGGGATCCATCTGAAGTTCTTAGAGACTCTTTAGTTAACGAGTGTTACTGGGGCAAAGAGGAAATGTTTGAAGAAGAAGGACAGCGTGAAGCCTCTTTAGATCAAAATTAAAATTTGTCTTTTTAGGGGGGAAATGTAAGGTATGCTAAAAGTAGCAGATGTTGACGTTGCTTATGGTCACGCAAAGGCACTGTATAACATATTTCTTGAGTTAGAAGCAGGAAAAACCCTTTTTGTCGTGGGCAGAAATGGAGCAGGTAAAACAACACTTCTCAAAAGTATAGTAGGACTTATTCGACCCCTTAAGGGTTCGATTTACTTTGATAATGAAGATATAACAGGTTTTTTGCCAAATAAGCTGTATCATCGAGGAATTCGTTATGTTAATCAGGATAAGAAGGTTTTTGGTAGCCTAACTGTTCAGGAAAACATAGAAATTGCTGCATTCTCAAGCTCTGAACCTCTTTCTCAAGCTCT
Coding sequences within:
- the braC_2 gene encoding Leucine-, isoleucine-, valine-, threonine-, and alanine-binding protein precursor, which codes for MKKQWVSFVVVVITFLMCCGLAIAEEDVIKVGIMYSLTGTGAPTGKAQSEGALLAVKEVNEAGGLTIGDKKYQIEAVVRDDETKPDVAVRRYREYIEEGITTLVGGTFAHVSTAINEQALDGSAFVMVTNSIEEAVFRKENKAPYYFTSQGAVDAIGRMTSEYVIQTYKPKYVIACLPDYAYGHGVGVGMKQVYEKYPDIKLEFIWTPVGTPDYTSYILKIIESKPDVVQMGQWGTDGIEILKQAYELGLSKHTKIFYNAIVISIAAGIPPEALNGVTMGMWLYHDLSQIKEKDIETYENAEKIRAAFMKEYGEQPDVMAAYAYIGMKETLRAMEAAQSTDPAKMYQALLGSPDFQSFKGPGTWRPDGRPFYKYAYFVGEGKGTEGRVDQWDFAKITDFFETEVLCLPLAEMGYE
- the lptB_2 gene encoding Lipopolysaccharide export system ATP-binding protein LptB, giving the protein MSLLTTNGLVKHFGGLTAVNDVNLSIEENETLGIIGPNGSGKTTLFNLLTGFFLPSSGRVFFQGRDITRLSPEKRVSMGMVRTFQLVSVFNSLKVWENLVPCITWSYKFHHSFWKFLTSSSHSTWDSSLEALKLVELEGYAHAVTAELSYGDRRLLEIALSLSLKPKLLLLDEPFSGLSDVEITKVLSLLKILKSKVTIVIIEHKISAIVDFVDRLSVMNEGHIICEGDPSEVLRDSLVNECYWGKEEMFEEEGQREASLDQN